CCATGTTTATGctccaacatattaaaatttcagatcTTTAGCTCTGTttttttcagggttttagtggggaaaaaaataaaccaaaactAAATTTATATAATAGTGATGATCGGTAGTTTCGGTTATTTGTTTTAGTGGTTTGTCCTTATAACTTTTCACTTGGCAGATTAGCGGTCGAAGCAAcctttctggttagctgtgcccaccactggtcatgatGTCAGCTCTGGTCCCTGTTTGCTTCAGTGCAGCTTTAGTTCAGATTTCTATCAAATATTAGTCTGACACAAACTGCGTCCTTCATTTTCCTCCATTTGTTCCTGAGTTTGCAGGTTTATAGGATACTGCCGTTTCCAAAATAAGAGAAATGACCCCTTGGAACTCTTTTCTCCTTTCTCTCTTTAGTCCACGTCAGAAAAAAGTAATCAGGGTATTTCCAACTTGCTTTCTTCTCTTTGGTGGGTTTTGTGCTTTTTTAAAATCTTCAAAATGATATATGTCCTCTTCTGTGCAAAATTGTGATGAAGTGAAAGGGTGATGCTTCATCCACACACACTTCACTGGGCCTCTggtagagacaagaagaagaagttGTTTAGGATGCACGTGTTTGCGCGTAATTTGCGCACGTGTGCGCTATACCTATTGTCAACACGACGAAGACGACGACAGCCACACCCAGCAGCATGGCAGCACAGCTGAGCAACATGGACAGACGGCCGTACTTCCTCGCCCCTTCAATGTCTCCTGTGTGGAGAACAGACCTGGACTAAAGAGCAGGACATCCGGTCATTAACAAGCACCTGCGTTCTTTTAAAAGTCAAAAACATGAGCAGTGAATAAGTGCGCTGTACTCACCACATGGGCGTACCACAGGGCGCATACGTTGAGCGGCAGGGCGGGACAGAAACACGAAAGTACCGCAAGCCAGAGGTAACTTGGGGGCGCGGACCCGCGCGTTACCGTGGAGGGCAGCGGGCCCAAACTGAGCCGGGAAGAGGATGTGGGTGGGGTCGCCAGTTGCCCAACAGAACCCGACTTAAGCTTCGATGTGTGTCCGTTCTGGTCCGCATCCAGAGAGCGCACGCTTCCCCTGATGTTGAGGGAGAATGAGTCGGACGGTTTGATGTTGCTCTCGCCCGTGGGCTCCGTGGTCGTGATGCTCAGGAGCTTCTCCGTGTCCTGGAAGTCGGTGGGATTGGAAACTTCCCGATCGCCCAGAGAGGCTTTCCCAAAAGCAGCATCCGTGTTGATAGCCATAACTGAAAGTGAAGAAATCTGTTTTTCCCTGCAGGCGAGCCGTTTTCCTCTGGATGGAGATGATGAAGAGTCTTCCTTTAGATGGTCTCCATTTCGGGCTCATCAGATGAATTTTTATAAGTTCATACAGGAAAAATTAAAGACGTGTAACTCCATCAAATGGTCTCAAGATGCGCAAAGTCCTTTCGATGTCCGAACCTGTCTTTAGTTGTTGGTGTGCGTCCGGGCGCACGCCTTGTTGTGTCGTGAGGAATTACCGCATGCCTTGCATTTCCAAAGCGCATCCAGTGCGTGAGGCCTACTTATGCGCTCAGCGAGGCGTGTGACAGTGCAAAAACGACAATTAAACCTCTCTCCGAGTGAACACGCGCGGTGCGTAAAAGCTTTCCATTTACGCGCGGGACGATCAGCTGGATCAGCATGCGGGGTGAGAAAGGGAGAGGGGCAGAGAAAAGGCGGACGAACACGGCAAGTTACCGTGTAATATGAACCGCAAACCTTTCAACACCCTGCTGACTCTGGTCATATTCGTATGCAGTATCAGCGCTCAGCGCTCCGTCTGGACCCTGACAGCGGTTCACCCCACTTAAAATGGACAAACCTATGCAATATTTAAATGGAGAGATTTAAGATGGGTAAAAAAGGTATTCACTCAATAAATGAGCAACGGGCAGTCACGTGATAAAGTTAGTGCACTCGAACTTTTTTGTATAACATTTTCTAAAAACATTATGCGCCTttaactccatccatccattcattttcttacgctttatccggagtcgggtcgcgggggcagcagctcaagcaaagccgcctgaAAGCTATctctacaacacacacacacgtcccaaaatggatgaaataaatttttttttacactcgAAATTCTGCACAAAAGCCCCCAtattgacaatgtgattttttttggagatatttgcaaatttctaaaaaaaatgaattaaaaaaaacaactaagaaatcacatgtacgtaagtattcgcagcaatccaccaatcaggcctatatggtagaatggccagacggaagccactccttagtaaaaggcacctggcagcccatctggagtttgccaaaagcacctgaaggactctca
This genomic window from Thalassophryne amazonica chromosome 9, fThaAma1.1, whole genome shotgun sequence contains:
- the LOC117517207 gene encoding trafficking regulator of GLUT4 1-like, with product MAINTDAAFGKASLGDREVSNPTDFQDTEKLLSITTTEPTGESNIKPSDSFSLNIRGSVRSLDADQNGHTSKLKSGSVGQLATPPTSSSRLSLGPLPSTVTRGSAPPSYLWLAVLSCFCPALPLNVCALWYAHVSRSVLHTGDIEGARKYGRLSMLLSCAAMLLGVAVVVFVVLTIEAQ